TCTAGCAAATAATTGTCGGCATAAGGCACAATACTGGAGTaatacttttcttttgatttaaTACAGAGTGAAAGTTCAATGGATAACTTatcaaaattattaaagtTCAAGTAGCACAATAGCATTTTAACGAAGTCCATTTCAAATGACGATATTCTCTCGGCCTTTTCATCTGATTTTTGTAGCCATTTGTTTATGTACAGCTTAGTTATTTTCGATAGATTCGTTGTCAGGTGTTTACTCATGTCCAGGTTCAATAGGTACACTATTCGTATTAATAGCTCATATTTGTTGAGCAAGTGTAATTTATCAAACGTATTATTTAGCTCTAAAGGATCCAAATCAAAGATACCCCTCAGTGAGCAAAATATCATTCTGCTTAGTTGTGACCAATTTTCGGAAGGAATGTTTTCGATAGATGAATTTCCATACAGTACTGAAAGCATAATTTCTGAACTGTTTGAAAACTCGATGAATTTTGTGATTTTTAGGCGTGTAAAGCAATGAATGAATGCATTTTGGCAAAAGTCAAAAACAAATGATAGCGTATCATTTCGTAGCATGCAATATACATTGAACAAACAGGAAAagatttcaatttttttctgggCACTCTGAGCACTagatataaatttttcaaatttcagTATAGTACGATGAGatgtttttgaatcatTACTGATTAAAACATTTGAGATTTCCAAATTAGCAGTCTTTAACAAAAACGAATGACTCTTAAATAAAACAGAAGCATTGAAAAGGACACTGATAATATTTGACAGTCGTTTAGGCTCTTTATAATCGATACAAATTTCTGATAAAACTCCCAGAAGTTCGGATAATAATGCCGCCGCAGATTCGTCATTAATGGATTTAATATTTGAGTTGATATAAATAACAGTACAATCAAACTGCCTCAATATATCCTTATTTTTAGGTAATCCCTCTAGGCGAATAGTAGACCAAAGACAGACTAAACATTTTAATGTTGCGGATATATGTTTCCCTTTATTTTGTAGAAAATTCGTTGCATTTTCGAGTATTACGTTCAAATCATCGACAGATATACAGGACCAGAGAAGACGGTTTTCACTCATGTTGCAGTATTCattgaattcttttttactttttatcGCTCTTTGTACCTCAGTAGTTTCTTCGTAACTTAAAATGTCTAGAAGCATTATTTTATCCAATCCATCGTACAGCATGGAATAGGATAAGTAAAATGAatttaaatatattttattagGTCCCATCTccaaataatttttatgAAGAAGGTTTTTGCTAAAACACTCGACGGTAATGTTGCTAATGAACTTTTTAAAAGGTAATTTGAACTGTTTGATATATTGTAGAAATTTTAGCCCGAATAGAACTTTGCAACTCGTCGtgacagaaaaaaagctcaGCACGATTTTTGTGAGAGCGTGAGCTTTGAGGTTAGGgtctttcaaaagatatCTTTTATCATGGGAAAATAGTTCTAATATATGCGGTAAGTATTCGTCTACtagctttcttttcagtaTAATCTGCAGCGCTAATATTTTCAGATTTGAAAGATAGTAGTCGTTCCACGTACTGAAGTCTGCTAGAAGAATGTTTTTCAGACTATGAGCTTGAAATAAATTCGtttcattgaaaagaaaaataatttcaGAGGAGGCCAATCCTAATGcgttattatttattagtTTAACAATTATCATCAAATGTTGTTTAACAGTGGAGTTTATATGGCCCCACATGTGATGGCTCTTCAATAGGCTATATATTGAATTTAATGAATGGTCAACAGTGGTAATATCCTCAATGGCTAAGTCTATGTTATTGCTTGCAATTTTTGTAAAGTCACGTATTATGTTATTATGCATTGCTAGTATGCCAATAGAATTGGATGAGGCGTCTCCAGACAACACCGAGGTCAGTGGTCTAGTTTGGCCACTATGATGTACTTTCGAAAGCGTGTCGTTTAAAAGGTAGGACTTGCTAGTCATCGGAGTATTCGGACTAATCTCATTCAGCGGTTCCTCCTGTTTTACCATCATTCCTTAATTTATAAGCACTTCGTGCCTAGGTTAAATTATTACTAGGTTAGCCTCAAAAATGTTGGGTTTAGGTCAACTTTTTACTATGCTCGCAGttagaaggaaaagaaaaatatgctATAGCCAGATGCTCCTGTGAAACGTGTCCTAACTAAAATAATTCGGATGTTTCTGATGATAGAGTGTCTATATTCCTCCAAAAGGAATTTAACTAATTGTGGTAAGCTTCTCGCTTCAAATGCGCAATGTTACGTGGATGGGCTTTGTATCCatgttcttgtttttgtttgtttacCTCTTTTCTGTAAAGACCCGTGaagtttgaaaagaaagaaaataaaaacaaacaCCAAGAAATGCAGACAATAAGTACTTGTGGACAGGTTGCCGCTAATAGAACGTGAATCGAGCTACTTTATACGCATTTAATTCCTCATGAAATGGTTTTAGAAACGCTGAAACAAGGGCTTGACAGCAGTCAAATACATGAAGCTTTAATACAACTAGATTCCTATCCTCGCGAACCGGTGGATCTAGATGCCTCGATGGTTCTCATAAAATTCGTAATTCCAGTTTATCCATCACTACCAGAAAGATCGAAGGTGATATTGAGACGGCTAGCTTCTAAATCGTTTACATTTTTATGCCAAATTGTCACCTTCTCAAGGACAATAAGTGGCCGCGATGGACTGCAAGAGATACGCATATACcaagaaattttagaaGACATCATCAGTTTTGAACCGGGATGTTTgactttttatttaaagGCAAGCACTACTAGCAAAGCAGACCGTGATAGCATTAAGGCCCTTTTCTTTGGGAGCAAGTTATTTAATGTGTTGGCCAACCGAATTGATATGGCGAAATATTTGGGATACCTTCGGCTTCAGTGGAAATTTCTACTTGAGAGTAATGAAACAGATCCACCTGGGTTTTTAGGGGAATGGTTagtttcatcatttttgcTTAACCCAGTGCTAGCGGCAGATATGTTATTAGGCgaattatttttattgaaagagtcgtatttcttttcttttcagaaaaTCATATCTGCTAGTAGTCTGATAGATCAAAAGAGGCTGATTGCTAAGTTTTTATTACCATATATTCAAGTTATCGTGACtttagaaaatttgaacGATGTTAGGAAAATTCTGCGGCGGTTTGATCTCGATAAAATCATAAGTCTGTCCgtattatttgaaatacaGTCGCTGCCATTGAAGGAAGTGATAGTACGTCTGATGAGCAACCACTCTTCCACGAAGTTTGTTAGCGCTTTGGTAAGTAAATTTGCTGATTTTACAGATGAGGAAGTAGACACAAAGACATGTGAATTGCTTGTACTCTTTGCAGTGCACAATCTCAATCATTCCCAGAGAGAGGAAATAGCACACGATGAGCGGTTTTTGAATGGCGTGACCAAACATTTAGGTAGCAATGAACGTGAGGCAAGGGAGCGTGCGATGTTTATTGCCAAGCTTTTATCAGGCGGTCATCTGAAGTACGAAAGTGATTTTAAAATCAATATACCGAATGTCAAATTCGAAAGCAATAGCGATGATAAAATCATTGATTTCCaatctttaaaaaatcCATCCATATGCAATACCCAAACTGATGTGGGTAAGGATAAGATTACTGAGGTCTCGGGTCATGTTCAAAGCCTTACATTGGACTGCAGTGATAgcgatgatgaagatgagaACGATGAGCGGGAGATTGTTAAACGAATTgtatttttaaaagatttaatGAAAGAATACGAAAAAACTGGGGAATCTCGAAAAGCTCCATTGATACCACTTCTGAAGCAAACAGTGAAATTGATACGGCAAAAGGCGGATTTTCAGTTAGAGGTTGGCTATTATGCACAAGGTATTCTGTCAAGCATTGTGTGCTTGaataatgaatttgatgaacCGCTTTTCGAGCAGTGGAGAATAAACGCTCTAACAAGCATACTGGTCGTCCTTCCAGAGAAGGTGAATGGCGCTATAAATATTCTATTCAATTCAGAACTGTCGTTACAGCAAAGGATGTCACTATTGTCGGCTCTGGGTCTTTCTGCAAGAGAGTTGAGAGGGCTTGATGATCCTACTATTGTCAAGCCCAAGTTTGATTTTCCAACAAATCGTTTACCGTGGGATGATCAAAGCCATCATAATAGTAGGCTTGTTGAAGTTCAAGAGTCAACAAGTATGATAAAGAAGACGAAAACAGTATGGAAATCTAGAAAACTAGGCAAGGATCGAGAAAAAGGAACGCAAAACCGCTTTAGAAAATATGCTGGTCTATTCTTCTATCCGCTAGCACACGGTTGGCTTAATGGAATTGACGTAGGCACATACAATCAGCTTTTTAAGTCGCATTATTTAACAACACTGCGTATCATATACTCTTGCGCTAACCCGGTCCACGATTTTGAATCCATGACGGAGTTGATGAATCATATAATTAGTTCAGCCATAGAGGAAGGAATTTCTCTCAATAAAGGTTAGTAGCATAGTTATTTGTACCAATCTTATGATACATATTTGAATAAATTTAGTGCGTTCTCTGTCAGCGTCGTTAGTATTTAATGCACAGCATATTATTTCAGAAGGTCGGCCGACTCCTGCAACTGGGAAAAAGAACTTCAATAAGAAAAGGCCTGAACAAATCTGCTTGGTAAGGGCCCAACAACATTTAAGAAATTGTACATTTTGAAAGCACTGATCCATCAATTAAAGCACCGAACAACCTCAGAGTTGATACAATTATTAGTTAAAGGATAGGATAtgtcattttttgattctttACGTCAAAAGGCACCCTTTTTGGATAAACTGGCAGACAGTTTCACTCCAACATTAACCAGAGATGAGAAATTCAGattaaaatataaacttCCAGCTAATGAAAACATTTTGGAAGATACGAATGCAGAAGTTTCATTTGCAACTTCCATTAAAGATGGAAAAGGGCATTCTGATAGAGTGAACAATAAAGGGAGAAAAACTGCTTATGTGTATTCCGGGAGATTGTTTTTAACACCTCATTTTCTGGTATTTCGAGATGCATTTGATCATTCATCGTGCGTACTAATACTGAATATTTCTACCATTAAACGTGTAGAGAGGTCGCCATCCGAATCATATGAATTTGCTCTTCTAGTAACTTTGTACACAGGAGCAAAGGTTCTGATTCAATTTATCGGTATACGTTATAGATCGGAGCAGTTTTGTGACAAATTGAAActaaatttgaaagaaaatattccTAATGCCAAAACTTTACCTGCTTTTCTAGAAACCTCATATTCGGAGTTCTTAATTgctaaaaatattctagGTAAAAAGGACATAACTGTACCCAGGGCAGGTCTAGGACAACATTTCAAGTATCCCGGTAATCCTACTatggtaaaagaaaaggctAAATTGAGGCTATGGTTCGATTATTTCAGAGAGAATGGAAGGAATTTGGCAGTTGTGCAAACTCCTATGTTCCGAAAGTTAATCAGAATCGGTGTTCCAAATCGAATGAGAGGTGAAATTTGGGAACTATGTTCAGGTGCAATGTATATGCGTTATGCAAATTCTGGGGAGTACGAAAGGATATTAAACGAGAATGCTGGTAAAACATCGCAAGCTATCGACGAAATTGAGAAGGATTTGAAGAGATCGCTGCCCGAATACTCAGCATACCAGACTGAAGAAGGTATTCAAAGGTTGAGAAATGTTCTGACAGCTTATTCGTGGAAGAACCCTGATGTTGGATATTGCCAGGCCATGAATATAGTTGTTGCAGGATTTTTAATCTTTATGTCTGAAGAGCAGGCTTTTTGGTGCTTGTGTAATCTATGTGACATCTATGTTCCAGGTTATTACTCAAAGACGATGTACGGTACATTGTTAGACCAACGAGTGTTCGAGTCTTTTGTAGAGGACAGAATGCCGGTTCTTTGGGAATACATTTTACAGCATGATATTCAACTATCTGTGGTGTCTTTACCTTGGTTTTTGTCTTTGTTTTTCACTT
This sequence is a window from Saccharomyces cerevisiae S288C chromosome VII, complete sequence. Protein-coding genes within it:
- the TEL2 gene encoding Tel2p (Subunit of the TTT complex and the telomere cap complex; subunit of the TTT Hsp90 cochaperone complex that is involved in chromatin remodeling and telomeric chromatin regulation, and involved in chromatin remodeling and the telomere cap complex; DNA-binding protein specific to single-stranded yeast telomeric DNA repeats; required for telomere length regulation and telomere position effect; involved in the stability or biogenesis of PIKKs such as TORC1), whose protein sequence is MVLETLKQGLDSSQIHEALIQLDSYPREPVDLDASMVLIKFVIPVYPSLPERSKVILRRLASKSFTFLCQIVTFSRTISGRDGLQEIRIYQEILEDIISFEPGCLTFYLKASTTSKADRDSIKALFFGSKLFNVLANRIDMAKYLGYLRLQWKFLLESNETDPPGFLGEWLVSSFLLNPVLAADMLLGELFLLKESYFFSFQKIISASSLIDQKRLIAKFLLPYIQVIVTLENLNDVRKILRRFDLDKIISLSVLFEIQSLPLKEVIVRLMSNHSSTKFVSALVSKFADFTDEEVDTKTCELLVLFAVHNLNHSQREEIAHDERFLNGVTKHLGSNEREARERAMFIAKLLSGGHLKYESDFKINIPNVKFESNSDDKIIDFQSLKNPSICNTQTDVGKDKITEVSGHVQSLTLDCSDSDDEDENDEREIVKRIVFLKDLMKEYEKTGESRKAPLIPLLKQTVKLIRQKADFQLEVGYYAQGILSSIVCLNNEFDEPLFEQWRINALTSILVVLPEKVNGAINILFNSELSLQQRMSLLSALGLSARELRGLDDPTIVKPKFDFPTNRLPWDDQSHHNSRLVEVQESTSMIKKTKTVWKSRKLGKDREKGTQNRFRKYAGLFFYPLAHGWLNGIDVGTYNQLFKSHYLTTLRIIYSCANPVHDFESMTELMNHIISSAIEEGISLNKG